One Rosa chinensis cultivar Old Blush chromosome 3, RchiOBHm-V2, whole genome shotgun sequence DNA window includes the following coding sequences:
- the LOC112194726 gene encoding RING-H2 finger protein ATL70: MNSTSDTSGFLGSNNIGGFGYGIGVSVGILLLITTITLASYFCTRTPPPTHPATPRINAHDPPDLQSFVVDIGLDDNTIKSYPKMLYSEAKLQKTGSTASCCSICLADYKASDTLRLLPDCEHLFHLKCVDPWLRLHPTCPVCRTSPLPTPLSTPLAEVVPLASRRD, from the coding sequence ATGAACAGCACGAGTGACACGAGTGGTTTTCTCGGCTCTAACAACATCGGCGGATTTGGCTATGGCATTGGTGTATCAGTTGGCATCCTTCTTCTCATCACAACCATCACCCTTGCTTCCTACTTCTGCACCAGAACTCCGCCACCAACGCACCCTGCAACGCCGAGGATTAACGCCCACGACCCTCCTGACCTGCAAAGCTTTGTTGTAGATATAGGACTCGATGACAACACTATCAAGAGCTACCCGAAGATGCTCTACTCCGAGGCCAAGCTGCAGAAGACAGGCTCCACTGCTTCCTGCTGCTCTATATGTCTAGCAGATTACAAGGCCAGTGACACACTCCGGTTACTTCCAGACTGTGAACACCTCTTTCATCTCAAGTGTGTTGATCCATGGTTGCGGCTTCATCCTACCTGTCCGGTCTGCAGAACATCTCCGCTTCCAACGCCTCTGTCGACTCCTCTGGCTGAGGTGGTGCCATTGGCAAGCAGAAGAGACTGA
- the LOC112192922 gene encoding putative phosphatidylglycerol/phosphatidylinositol transfer protein DDB_G0282179, with translation MAPLKLIAALLVSFCVLLPLTHAVSKDVSYCDKNADYAVKVTGLDINPYPIARGKPASFNIAATTGESITGGKLVIDVSYFGWHIHSENHDLCSETSCPVSIGDFVVAHSQELPGYTPPGSYSLKMKMYDGNKQELTCIAFDFDIGFAASVADS, from the exons ATGGCTCCGTTGAAACTCATCGCCGCCCTCCTTGTCTCCTTCTGCGTTCTTCTACCTCTCACTCATGCCGTCAGCAAGGACGTTAGCTACTGCG ATAAGAATGCTGACTATGCTGTCAAGGTTACGGGACTCGACATAAACCCTTACCCCATCGCCAGAGGCAAGCCTGCCAGCTTCAACATTGCTGCAACTACAG GTGAATCAATCACCGGAGGGAAATTGGTGATTGATGTTTCCTACTTTGGGTGGCACATCCACAGTGAGAATCATGACCTTTGCTCGGAAACATCTTGCCCTGTTTCAATTGGTGATTTCGTTGTAGCCCACTCACAAGAATTACCTGGATATACTCCACCT GGTTCATATTCTCTTAAGATGAAGATGTATGATGGAAACAAGCAAGAGCTGACATGCATTGCCTTTGATTTTGACATTGGGTTTGCAGCTTCTGTGGCTGATAGTTAA
- the LOC112193639 gene encoding uncharacterized protein At5g39865 isoform X1 encodes MRGMRGKFLKTLKSIPTISSFRHGLVFQLNPTEKISIRKNHSFSAELVVKEALKDEDKELGFNVGDNESVTPPFLDFEEETDEEENLPSLLDFEEKCPPGGGDSVILYTTSLTGIRKTFEDCKAIRFLLESFKVTVQERDVSMHMEFREELWKMFDSKVIPPRLFIKGRYIGGADEVVVLHEQGKLKKLLEGIPQDLSDSPCSGCANMRFVVCFNCNGSRKVFTDSDHENDELHVKCAKCNENGLIR; translated from the exons ATGAGAGGAATGAGGGGAAAATTTCTCAAGACATTGAAGTCCATCCCAACAATTAGTTCTTTCAGACATGGCCTGGTTTTTCAGCTAAACCCCACAGAAAAGATTTCCATTCGGAAGAATCACAGTTTCTCCGCTGAGCTTGTAGTTAAGGAAGCACTCAAGGATGAAGATAAAGAATTGGGGTTCAATGTTGGCGACAATGAGAGTGTTACGCCACCATTTTTAGATTTTGAGGAAGAAACAGACGAGGAAGAAAACCTTCCATCTTTGTTAGATTTCGAAGAGAAATGTCCACCCGGGGGAGGCGACTCTGTCATTCTTTACACAACAAGCTTGACAGGTATCAGAAAAACATTTGAGGACTGCAAGGCAATCCGATTTCTGCTTGAAAGTTTCAAGGTAACGGTGCAAGAGAGGGACGTTTCGATGCACATGGAGTTCAGGGAAGAGTTGTGGAAGATGTTTGATAGTAAAGTGATCCCTCCGAGGCTTTTCATCAAGGGGAGGTACATTGGAGGAGCTGATGAAGTAGTAGTGCTTCATGAGCAAGGAAAACTGAAGAAGCTCTTAGAAGGAATCCCACAAGACCTGTCTGATTCACCATGTAGCGGCTGTGCCAACATGCGATTTGTTGTGTGCTTCAATTGCAATGGAAGTCGAAAGGTGTTTACAGACAGTGATCATGAAAATGATGAACTGCACGTTAAATGTGCAAAGTGTAACGAAAATGGTCTGATCAG GTAG
- the LOC112193639 gene encoding uncharacterized protein At5g39865 isoform X2, producing MRGMRGKFLKTLKSIPTISSFRHGLVFQLNPTEKISIRKNHSFSAELVVKEALKDEDKELGFNVGDNESVTPPFLDFEEETDEEENLPSLLDFEEKCPPGGGDSVILYTTSLTGIRKTFEDCKAIRFLLESFKVTVQERDVSMHMEFREELWKMFDSKVIPPRLFIKGRYIGGADEVVVLHEQGKLKKLLEGIPQDLSDSPCSGCANMRFVVCFNCNGSRKVFTDSDHENDELHVKCAKCNENGLIRYVQVDESSSYLQIPNSK from the exons ATGAGAGGAATGAGGGGAAAATTTCTCAAGACATTGAAGTCCATCCCAACAATTAGTTCTTTCAGACATGGCCTGGTTTTTCAGCTAAACCCCACAGAAAAGATTTCCATTCGGAAGAATCACAGTTTCTCCGCTGAGCTTGTAGTTAAGGAAGCACTCAAGGATGAAGATAAAGAATTGGGGTTCAATGTTGGCGACAATGAGAGTGTTACGCCACCATTTTTAGATTTTGAGGAAGAAACAGACGAGGAAGAAAACCTTCCATCTTTGTTAGATTTCGAAGAGAAATGTCCACCCGGGGGAGGCGACTCTGTCATTCTTTACACAACAAGCTTGACAGGTATCAGAAAAACATTTGAGGACTGCAAGGCAATCCGATTTCTGCTTGAAAGTTTCAAGGTAACGGTGCAAGAGAGGGACGTTTCGATGCACATGGAGTTCAGGGAAGAGTTGTGGAAGATGTTTGATAGTAAAGTGATCCCTCCGAGGCTTTTCATCAAGGGGAGGTACATTGGAGGAGCTGATGAAGTAGTAGTGCTTCATGAGCAAGGAAAACTGAAGAAGCTCTTAGAAGGAATCCCACAAGACCTGTCTGATTCACCATGTAGCGGCTGTGCCAACATGCGATTTGTTGTGTGCTTCAATTGCAATGGAAGTCGAAAGGTGTTTACAGACAGTGATCATGAAAATGATGAACTGCACGTTAAATGTGCAAAGTGTAACGAAAATGGTCTGATCAG GTATGTGCAGGTAGATGAGAGTTCTTCTTACCTTCAGATACCAAATTCGAAATGA
- the LOC112192268 gene encoding uncharacterized protein LOC112192268, with product MVVKMMKWRPWPPLNTRKYEVRLVVRRLEGWDPVREEEEEDSGESKLTVEVRWKGTSRGRVGPLSSLRRAVVKRNFTKEVEAGQDGVVQWDEEFHSACAFNSYKDNVFHPWEIAFTVFDGLNQGPKIKAPVVGTASVNLAEFVAAAEENELQLNIPLTTSGGAAEPCPSLCISLGLLELRTAHEMTEPVQGSIIPAPSPAQSRETVSAEKDELSALKAGLRKVKIFTEYVSTRKAKKPCREEDGSEGRCSARSEDGEYNYPFDSDSLDDCEEGESDDVKDDSSVRKSFSYGTLAHANYAGRTIYSNMRINGEGEDWVYYSNRKSDVGCSQAEDSSVSVSEPSASSKRGLLPWRKRKLSFIRSPKAKGEPLLKKAYGEEGGDDIDFDRRQLSSDECLSLGWQKTEEDSSANRSSVSEFGDDNFAIGCWENKEVTNRDGHMKLQTQIFFASIDQRSERAAGESACTALVAVIADWFQNNPDLMPIKSQFDSLIREGSLEWRNLCENETYMERFPDKHFDLETVLQAKIRPLSVVPGKSIIGFFHPEGVDEGRFDFLHGALSFDNIWDEISRAASECSSNGEPQVYIVSWNDHFFILKVEPEAYYIIDTLGERLYEGCDQAYILKFDSNTTIYKKQNVAQSSDDKTAGDQPIVAGAGEPKNQQMQSVNGKEEGSIVEAEVTNPEEQKEEEEVVCRGKEACKEYIKSFLAAIPIRELQADIKKGLMSSTLVHQRLQIEFNFTQFSKLLPTTSPPAEVTTDASQSLQLFTAEVVAE from the exons ATGGTggtgaagatgatgaagtgGCGGCCGTGGCCGCCGCTGAATACGAGGAAGTACGAGGTGAGGCTGGTGGTGCGGCGGCTGGAGGGGTGGGATCCGGTgcgggaggaggaggaggaggattccGGTGAGAGTAAGCTGACCGTTGAGGTTAGGTGGAAGGGGACCAGTAGGGGGAGAGTGGGGCCCCTGAGCTCGCTACGGCGGGCGGTGGTGAAGAGGAACTTTACGAAGGAGGTGGAGGCGGGTCAAGACGGCGTCGTTCAGTGGGACGAGGAGTTTCACAGCGCTTGCGCTTTTAATTCGTACAAGGACAATGTGTTTCATCCTTGGGAGATCGCCTTCACTGTGTTTGAT GGTCTGAATCAAGGGCCAAAAATTAAAGCTCCTGTTGTGGGAACAGCATCGGTGAACCTTGCTGAATTTGTTGCCGCAGCtgaagaaaatgagcttcagtTGAACATTCCCCTCACCACATCTGGCGGTGCTGCTGAGCCCTGTCCCTCACTTTGT ATATCGCTTGGCTTATTGGAATTGAGAACGGCGCACGAAATGACAGAGCCGGTGCAGGGATCAATTATTCCTGCTCCATCACCAGCCCAATCAAGAGAAACTGTATCTGCAGAAAAGGATGAGCTTTCTGCTCTTAAAGCCGGTCTTAGGAAAGTAAAGATTTTTACCGAGTATGTGTCCACCAGAAAAGCGAAAAAACCGTGCCGTGAAGAGGACGGCAGTGAAGGTAGGTGCTCTGCCAGAAGTGAGGATGGTGAGTACAACTATCCGTTTGACTCTGATTCACTTGACGATTGTGAAGAAGGTGAATCAGATGATGTCAAAGATGATTCCAGTGTCAGGAAGTCATTCAGTTATGGCACACTGGCCCATGCAAATTATGCTGGAAGAACAATATACTCCAATATGAGAATCAATGGCGAAGGTGAGGATTGGGTTTATTACAGCAATCGCAAATCAGATGTGGGGTGCTCACAGGCTGAGGACTCATCTGTATCAGTCTCTGAGCCATCTGCTAGTTCAAAGCGGGGCTTACTACCTTGGAGGAAGAGAAAGCTGAGCTTCATTCGGTCTCCTAAAGCTAAAGGAGAACCATTGTTAAAGAAGGCTTATGGTGAAGAAGGTGGTGATGACATTGATTTTGATCGTCGGCAGCTTAGCTCTGATGAATGTCTATCTCTCGGG TGGCAGAAGACAGAGGAGGATTCATCTGCTAATCGGTCATCAGTTTCAGAATTTGGGGATGATAATTTCGCCATAGGCTGTTGGGAGAACAAGGAAGTGACGAACCGTGATGGACACATGAAGCTTCAAACACAGATCTTCTTTGCTTCTATTGATCAGCGGAGTGAGCGGGCAGCGGGTGAGAGTGCATGTACGGCTCTTGTTGCAGTGATTGCGGATTGGTTTCAGAATAACCCTGACCTCATGCCCATAAAGTCCCAGTTTGATAGTCTGATTCGAGAAGGATCGTTAGAGTGGAGGAATCTTTGTGAAAATGAGACATATATGGAGAGATTCCCAGATAAGCACTTTGATCTTGAAACGGTCCTCCAAGCCAAAATACGTCCTCTTTCTGTAGTTCCGGGGAAATCTATCATTGGGTTTTTCCATCCTGAGGGGGTGGACGAGGGACGATTTGATTTTCTACATGGTGCATTGTCCTTTGATAACATTTGGGATGAGATTAGCCGTGCTGCATCCGAATGTTCAAGCAATGGGGAACCTCAAGTTTATATTGTTAGTTGGAATGACCATTTCTTCATCCTCAAGGTTGAACCAGAAGCTTACTACATCATTGATACATTAGGGGAGAGGCTCTATGAAGGATGTGACCAGGCCTATATTCTTAAATTTGACAGCAACACGACAATTTACAAAAAGCAAAATGTTGCACAGTCATCTGATGATAAAACAGCCGGTGATCAGCCAATTGTGGCAGGAGCTGGTGAACCCAAGAACCAGCAAATGCAGTCGGTCAATGGGAAAGAGGAGGGGTCTATAGTGGAGGCAGAGGTAACCAATCCAGAGGAGcagaaggaggaagaggaggtcgTGTGTCGAGGGAAGGAGGCCTGCAAAGAGTACATAAAGAGCTTTCTGGCTGCTATTCCAATAAGGGAATTGCAGGCTGATATCAAGAAAGGACTAATGTCATCCACACTTGTTCATCAACGTTTACAGATTGAATTCAATTTTACCCAGTTCTCGAAACTGCTGCCTACTACTAGTCCACCGGCAGAAGTAACCACAGATGCGTCACAAAGTCTCCAACTTTTTACGGCAGAGGTTGTTGCTGAATAA